A region from the uncultured Bacteroides sp. genome encodes:
- a CDS encoding polysaccharide deacetylase family protein, translated as MFIEQPPKFFRALYPCALWRMDPNEKAIYLTFDDGPIPDITPWVLNLLDEYNIKATFFMVGDNIRKHPEEYKMVIERGHRIGNHTFNHIRGFEFLTKNYMANVEKANEVMQTDLFRPPHGHMSWMQYFLLKQRYKIVMWDLVTRDYSKKLRGPQVLANVMKYVRNGSIITFHDSLKSWNNIQYALPRSIEFLKEEGYEFKLL; from the coding sequence ATGTTTATAGAGCAACCACCTAAGTTTTTCAGGGCCTTGTACCCGTGTGCTCTATGGAGAATGGATCCAAATGAGAAAGCAATATATTTAACTTTCGACGATGGACCCATTCCCGATATTACACCCTGGGTGCTTAACCTTTTGGACGAATATAATATCAAAGCAACCTTCTTCATGGTAGGCGATAACATACGTAAACACCCTGAAGAATATAAAATGGTAATAGAACGAGGACATCGTATAGGTAACCATACTTTTAATCACATACGTGGGTTTGAGTTTCTTACAAAAAACTATATGGCTAATGTGGAGAAGGCTAACGAAGTGATGCAAACGGATCTTTTTCGTCCTCCCCATGGGCACATGAGTTGGATGCAATATTTTCTGCTGAAGCAACGCTATAAAATAGTAATGTGGGATTTAGTTACCCGCGACTACAGCAAAAAACTACGTGGCCCTCAGGTACTAGCTAATGTGATGAAATATGTCCGAAATGGTTCTATCATCACTTTTCACGACTCTTTAAAATCATGGAACAATATTCAATACGCCCTGCCGCGCTCCATTGAATTTTTAAAAGAAGAAGGATACGAGTTTAAACTTTTATAA